The DNA sequence ACCGTTTGGAGACTCTCGGAGACATGGATGTCGACGAGAAGCCCCCATGGATGGGTTCACGGCGGGTCTCCAAACGGTGTACCCCGCTGACGCCGGACCACGAAGTATGCCTCAGAACCAGCGCTGGTTATTGGAGCGTTGCCACCAACGTAACAGAAGACGATCAACCGCACCCTCGGTGGCCATACCGAGCTTTTCCGGGAGTGACTTCTTGTGCACAAAACTGACTTCAAACACATCGGACTTCTCGGCCAACTGTACCAGATACTCATCACTGGTTTTCAGCTCATCAATCAGCTTCACCGACTGCGCGCGACGACCAAACCAGATCTCCCCGGTGGCCACCTTATCGATCTCCACCTGAGGGCGGTGCTCCGAAACGAACTCCTTGAACAGAATGTGGGTGTCTTCGAGGTCCTCCACAAACTTGTCCCGGCCCTTCTTCGTGTTTTCACCAAACATGGTGACGGTACGCTTGTACTCGCCCGCGGTAAACATCTCGAAATCGATGTTGTTCTTTTTCAGCAGCTTGTGGAAATTCGGTAACTGGGCCACCACGCCGATCGAGCCCAGTACCGCGAAAGGGGCCGCCAGAATCCGGTCCGCTACGCAGGCCATCATATAGCCGCCACTGGCCGCCACCTTGTCCACGCATACGGTCAGGGGAATATGGCGGTCTCGAATCCGGGCCAGTTGGCTGGACGCCAGGCCGTAGCTGTGCACCAGCCCGCCGCCGCTTTCCAGCTTGACCACCACCTCATCCGAAGGGCGGGCCAGGCTCAGTACAGCGGTGATTTCTTCTCGCAGGCTGTCAGTGGCCGAGGCTTTGATGTCGCCGTTGAAGTCCAACACAAAGACCCGTTTTTTATCGCTGTCCTTCGGTTTGCCATCGCTTTTGGCCTGGGCTTTGAGGGCTTTCTTTTTCTCGGCTTGCTCGGCCTTTTCCTGCTTTTTTTCGGCCTTGGCGTCGGCTTTGCGCTCCGCATCATCCAATGCCGCCTGCTTGAGCGCGTGGGTCATATGCTTGAAGCGGTCGTTCAGTTTGACGACTTCAACCT is a window from the Marinimicrobium koreense genome containing:
- the sohB gene encoding protease SohB, with amino-acid sequence MEFINEYGLFLAKVITVVIAIGFVAGLVAAAGSKNRKRGDKGQVEVVKLNDRFKHMTHALKQAALDDAERKADAKAEKKQEKAEQAEKKKALKAQAKSDGKPKDSDKKRVFVLDFNGDIKASATDSLREEITAVLSLARPSDEVVVKLESGGGLVHSYGLASSQLARIRDRHIPLTVCVDKVAASGGYMMACVADRILAAPFAVLGSIGVVAQLPNFHKLLKKNNIDFEMFTAGEYKRTVTMFGENTKKGRDKFVEDLEDTHILFKEFVSEHRPQVEIDKVATGEIWFGRRAQSVKLIDELKTSDEYLVQLAEKSDVFEVSFVHKKSLPEKLGMATEGAVDRLLLRWWQRSNNQRWF